The proteins below are encoded in one region of Halalkalicoccus jeotgali B3:
- a CDS encoding YgaP family membrane protein has translation MNYPKNVGGTDRIIRGVLGIWLVVVALAALLAGQRTKAAIAGLAGIGLLQNAWTQFCGCNALFGIDTTQ, from the coding sequence ATGAACTATCCGAAGAACGTGGGAGGGACCGATCGCATCATCCGTGGGGTGCTCGGTATCTGGCTGGTCGTCGTGGCCCTCGCTGCATTGCTTGCTGGGCAACGGACGAAAGCTGCAATCGCGGGTCTCGCGGGGATCGGGTTGCTACAAAATGCATGGACGCAGTTCTGTGGGTGTAACGCGTTGTTCGGTATCGATACGACTCAGTAG
- a CDS encoding DUF4177 domain-containing protein: MSTTMSGRRVSGKADYEYKVVNAPTSLLWFRIKSDATEESLNELAAEGWELDEVVVNWWGGAELFLRRSR; this comes from the coding sequence GTGAGCACCACAATGAGCGGACGGCGTGTGAGCGGCAAAGCGGATTATGAGTACAAGGTCGTCAACGCGCCGACCAGCCTCCTGTGGTTCCGAATCAAGAGCGATGCGACCGAAGAATCGTTGAACGAGCTTGCGGCAGAGGGATGGGAACTCGACGAGGTCGTCGTCAACTGGTGGGGCGGTGCCGAACTGTTCCTCCGGCGTTCCCGTTGA
- a CDS encoding cytochrome P450, protein MIGNTHQLVREQDGLYETAARQGDIVHLQLLGIGDLYQVNHPALAEQILADDHDRFRKASLSQDDLGELLGQGLVLSEGELWERQRERIQPAFYMDRIADYADTMTAEVRTAAADWTGTPTVNIENEMKGLTLRILVKSMFGSDIEYEDRGIRETVRALQEPGQPTKQPIARMVPKWVPIPMWRRYKHGIREMEAVIQEFVAARRGDGVEDRDDLLSMLLTATDEDGEAMSEKLLRDEMMTFLFAGHETTATALTFTWFLLAQHPAVERRLVAELEEVLTANHATFKELPELTYTEQVIREAMRLYPPVPSIPRETTQPLELGGYTLPKGATVAPMQWTIHRDNRFWEDPLAFRPDRFAGDDDRPQFVYFPFGGGPRRCIGQQFAIVEAKLILATLAGQYHLELISDPDLDLSVSITTRSLDPIRMRIEPRD, encoded by the coding sequence GTGATTGGGAATACGCACCAGCTCGTGCGTGAACAGGACGGGCTGTACGAGACAGCGGCGCGCCAGGGTGACATCGTCCACCTCCAACTGCTCGGAATCGGCGACCTCTACCAGGTCAACCATCCTGCCCTCGCCGAACAGATTCTTGCCGATGACCACGATCGCTTCCGGAAGGCGAGCTTGAGTCAAGACGACCTCGGTGAGCTTCTTGGGCAAGGATTAGTCCTGAGCGAAGGCGAGCTCTGGGAGCGTCAGCGCGAACGGATCCAGCCCGCCTTCTATATGGACCGGATCGCTGACTACGCCGATACGATGACGGCCGAAGTCCGGACCGCAGCGGCCGACTGGACCGGCACACCGACCGTCAACATCGAGAACGAGATGAAAGGGCTCACCCTCCGTATCCTCGTCAAATCGATGTTCGGCTCCGACATCGAGTACGAGGATCGCGGTATTCGAGAGACCGTTCGTGCGCTCCAAGAGCCGGGACAACCGACGAAACAGCCTATCGCCCGGATGGTTCCGAAGTGGGTCCCGATTCCGATGTGGCGCCGGTATAAGCACGGGATCCGGGAGATGGAGGCCGTGATTCAGGAGTTCGTTGCCGCACGCAGAGGGGACGGTGTCGAGGACCGTGATGATCTGCTGTCGATGCTGCTGACCGCCACGGACGAGGACGGCGAGGCGATGTCCGAGAAGCTCCTCCGCGACGAGATGATGACGTTCCTGTTCGCCGGCCACGAAACCACGGCGACGGCGCTGACGTTCACTTGGTTCTTACTGGCCCAACATCCGGCGGTCGAACGCCGACTCGTTGCGGAACTAGAGGAGGTGCTTACGGCGAATCACGCGACCTTCAAGGAGCTCCCCGAGCTGACGTACACGGAACAAGTGATACGCGAGGCGATGCGACTCTACCCCCCTGTCCCGTCGATCCCTCGAGAGACAACCCAACCACTGGAGCTCGGCGGGTATACACTCCCCAAAGGGGCAACAGTGGCACCGATGCAGTGGACGATTCATCGCGACAACCGCTTCTGGGAGGACCCACTTGCGTTTCGCCCCGACCGATTTGCCGGGGATGACGACCGACCCCAGTTCGTTTACTTCCCGTTTGGCGGCGGTCCACGCCGATGTATCGGCCAACAGTTCGCGATCGTCGAGGCCAAACTGATCCTTGCGACGTTGGCTGGACAGTATCATCTCGAACTCATCTCGGACCCAGACCTCGATCTCTCCGTAAGTATCACGACGCGCTCACTCGATCCCATTCGAATGCGGATCGAACCGCGCGACTGA